The following are encoded together in the Gilvimarinus sp. DA14 genome:
- the fliM gene encoding flagellar motor switch protein FliM, with product MQDLLTQDEIDALLHGVDEGDIDTESDQDPGAVKSYDLTSQDRIVRGRMPTLEMINERFARYTRISMFNMLRRTADVSVGGIQIQKFGEYVHTLYVPTSLNMVKFRPLRGTALIILDARLVFKLVDNFFGGDGRHAKIEGREFTPTELRVVQMVLNQVFVDLGEAWKAVMPIEFEYINSEVNPSLANIVSPSEVVVVSTFHIELDGGGGDLHLTIPYSMIEPIREVLDAGLQSDSDEQDERWVKALREDVLSAQVDLECEIVNREIPLRDIVDLDVGDIIPIEFPEHHVLTANGVPVFRTQLGQHKGNLALKINDFIDHSSAYNITAAEGGKHGK from the coding sequence GTGCAGGATCTATTAACACAAGATGAAATCGATGCGCTGTTACATGGTGTCGATGAAGGCGATATCGATACCGAATCGGATCAGGACCCGGGGGCGGTTAAATCCTATGACTTAACCAGCCAGGATCGTATTGTCCGTGGGCGCATGCCCACACTGGAAATGATTAACGAGCGTTTCGCGCGTTATACCCGGATCAGCATGTTCAATATGCTGCGTCGCACCGCCGATGTCTCGGTGGGCGGTATTCAAATTCAAAAGTTTGGTGAGTATGTCCACACACTGTATGTGCCTACCAGTTTGAACATGGTTAAGTTTCGCCCGCTGCGAGGCACAGCGCTTATTATTCTCGATGCGCGCTTGGTGTTTAAGTTGGTTGATAACTTCTTTGGTGGCGATGGTCGTCACGCCAAAATTGAAGGGCGGGAGTTTACTCCTACCGAGCTGCGTGTAGTGCAAATGGTATTAAACCAGGTGTTTGTAGACTTGGGCGAAGCTTGGAAAGCGGTAATGCCGATTGAGTTTGAATACATTAACTCAGAGGTTAATCCATCTCTCGCCAATATCGTTAGCCCCAGTGAAGTGGTTGTGGTTAGTACTTTTCATATTGAGCTCGACGGTGGCGGCGGCGACCTGCATCTGACTATCCCTTATTCCATGATAGAGCCCATTCGTGAAGTGCTTGATGCGGGGTTGCAAAGCGATAGCGATGAACAAGACGAACGCTGGGTTAAAGCGTTACGCGAAGATGTGCTTAGTGCTCAGGTAGATTTAGAGTGCGAGATCGTCAATCGGGAGATTCCTTTGCGTGACATCGTCGATCTGGACGTGGGCGATATTATTCCCATTGAATTTCCCGAGCACCATGTGCTAACGGCGAACGGGGTACCCGTTTTTCGGACTCAATTAGGCCAGCACAAAGGCAATTTGGCTTTAAAAATTAACGATTTTATTGATCACAGCAGCGCCTACAATATAACCGCTGCTGAAGGAGGCAAACATGGCAAATGA
- a CDS encoding flagellar basal body-associated FliL family protein, whose protein sequence is MAEDEQEEQQTEEGSETEQPKKKKKWLLLGLILLLLIGLSVAATLYFLGFFATEPEPPAVEEEQAPQEVQAAIYYPLKPEFITNFEVRGRQRFMQVEMTLMLRENDVVPALELHMPAIRNALVMLMRGQSYEELQTPEGKELLRQQALFEIQGVLEQEIGKPGIEQVLFTNLVLQ, encoded by the coding sequence ATGGCCGAAGACGAGCAGGAAGAACAACAAACCGAAGAGGGGAGTGAAACAGAGCAGCCAAAAAAGAAGAAAAAATGGTTGTTGCTGGGGTTGATTTTACTATTGCTGATTGGGCTATCGGTAGCCGCAACACTCTACTTTCTCGGTTTTTTTGCCACTGAGCCAGAACCGCCAGCTGTAGAAGAAGAGCAAGCTCCACAAGAGGTTCAAGCCGCTATCTATTACCCGCTCAAGCCGGAGTTCATTACTAACTTCGAGGTGCGTGGGCGGCAGCGCTTTATGCAGGTCGAGATGACACTAATGTTGCGCGAAAATGACGTGGTCCCGGCCCTGGAGCTGCACATGCCCGCCATTCGCAATGCCCTGGTGATGCTGATGCGCGGCCAGAGTTACGAAGAGCTGCAAACCCCTGAGGGTAAAGAGTTGTTGCGCCAGCAAGCGCTGTTTGAGATTCAGGGCGTGCTGGAGCAGGAAATCGGCAAGCCTGGTATAGAACAAGTGTTATTTACCAACTTAGTACTGCAATAG